One segment of Bacteroidota bacterium DNA contains the following:
- a CDS encoding copper-translocating P-type ATPase → MATNNKEIRIPLEGVESEHCALIVDNGLSKLTGVDSHRVELNNKQAIIRTQNQETVSEAVKTIRDLGYGVTTVKKLFPVLQMTCASCAVSVESILKAQAGVVDASVNYTNAKVSIEFIPSLVQSDSLRKAVQSIGYDLLIDESTSGDETIEHIQQEKFSILKKKTYWALTLSVPVVVIGMFFMDIPFANEIMWFLSTPVLFWLGRDFYINAWKQAKHRSANMDTLVALSTGVAYIFSVFNTLAPEFWHERGLHAHVYFEAASVIIGYILLGKLLEEKAKGNTSSAIRKLMGLQPKTVTIVHDGGYQMEIPIEQVEIGNTIVVKPGEKIAVDGTVINGNSYVDESMLSGEPVPVLKNENEKVFAGTINQKGSFQFKADKVGSETMLAHIIKMVQDAQGSKAPVQKLVDKIAGVFVPIVIIIAIASFIVWNIFGGDNGFTQGLLALITVLVIACPCALGLATPTAIMVGVGKGAEKGILIKDAESLELTKKVNAVILDKTGTITEGKPIVTNDFWTDETLILKQILFSIEKQSEHPLAEAVVTHLKNQNTISISKFESITGKGAKAEIDGETYFIGNKRLIQENEILIENSVVEKANQYSNEAKTVIWFTNTKKVIAILAIADQIKATSKRAIEELQLSDIEVYMLTGDNEMTAKAVSEKVGIKHYKAEVLPEHKAMFVKQLQEQGKVVAMVGDGINDSTALAQADVSIAMGKGSDIAMDVAKMTIISSDLTKIPEAIHLSKSTVSTIKQNLFWAFIYNLIGIPIAAGILYPINGFLLNPMIAGAAMALSSVSVISNSLWLKYKK, encoded by the coding sequence ATGGCAACAAATAATAAAGAAATTCGAATTCCCCTTGAAGGCGTTGAAAGTGAACACTGCGCTTTAATAGTGGACAATGGATTGTCTAAACTTACAGGTGTTGATTCACATCGAGTAGAACTGAATAATAAGCAGGCTATAATTAGAACTCAAAATCAAGAGACTGTTTCAGAAGCCGTTAAAACCATAAGAGATTTAGGTTATGGAGTAACAACCGTAAAGAAGTTATTTCCAGTATTGCAAATGACTTGTGCTTCGTGTGCAGTAAGTGTAGAGAGTATACTTAAAGCTCAAGCTGGAGTTGTAGATGCTAGCGTCAATTATACAAATGCGAAGGTTTCCATTGAATTTATTCCGAGTTTGGTACAATCAGATAGCTTGAGAAAAGCTGTTCAAAGTATTGGCTACGATTTATTAATTGATGAAAGTACTTCAGGTGATGAGACGATTGAGCATATTCAGCAAGAGAAGTTTAGTATATTAAAAAAGAAAACCTATTGGGCTTTAACATTATCGGTTCCAGTTGTAGTTATAGGTATGTTCTTTATGGATATACCCTTTGCCAATGAAATAATGTGGTTTTTAAGTACCCCAGTTTTATTTTGGTTAGGGAGAGATTTTTACATCAATGCTTGGAAACAAGCCAAACATCGCTCTGCCAATATGGATACCTTGGTGGCATTAAGCACAGGTGTTGCTTACATTTTCAGTGTTTTCAATACACTGGCACCTGAATTTTGGCACGAAAGGGGATTACACGCTCACGTTTATTTTGAAGCTGCATCTGTTATCATTGGTTATATATTGTTAGGTAAACTATTGGAAGAAAAAGCCAAAGGAAATACTTCATCTGCAATAAGGAAATTGATGGGCTTACAGCCTAAAACAGTTACAATTGTGCATGATGGCGGTTATCAAATGGAAATCCCCATTGAGCAAGTTGAAATTGGCAATACGATTGTCGTAAAACCTGGAGAAAAAATTGCAGTGGATGGAACCGTCATCAATGGAAATTCTTATGTTGATGAAAGTATGTTGAGCGGTGAGCCTGTTCCTGTATTGAAAAATGAGAACGAAAAAGTATTTGCAGGTACAATAAACCAAAAAGGAAGTTTTCAATTCAAAGCCGACAAAGTAGGCAGTGAAACTATGCTTGCACACATTATCAAAATGGTGCAGGATGCACAAGGCAGTAAAGCTCCTGTCCAAAAATTGGTGGACAAAATTGCAGGTGTTTTCGTGCCTATTGTAATTATAATTGCAATTGCTTCATTTATTGTATGGAACATCTTTGGCGGAGACAATGGTTTTACTCAGGGATTGTTAGCCCTTATTACCGTATTAGTTATTGCCTGCCCTTGTGCCTTGGGTCTGGCTACTCCTACTGCCATAATGGTTGGAGTGGGCAAAGGAGCAGAAAAGGGGATTTTAATTAAAGATGCTGAAAGTCTTGAATTGACAAAAAAGGTAAATGCAGTAATACTCGATAAAACAGGAACTATTACAGAAGGCAAACCCATTGTAACAAATGATTTTTGGACTGATGAAACCCTGATATTAAAACAAATACTTTTCAGCATTGAAAAGCAATCAGAACACCCTTTGGCAGAAGCGGTTGTTACCCATCTAAAAAATCAAAACACCATTTCAATATCAAAATTTGAAAGCATTACAGGTAAAGGAGCAAAAGCTGAAATTGACGGTGAAACTTATTTCATTGGAAACAAAAGGCTGATACAAGAAAATGAAATATTAATTGAAAATTCGGTTGTTGAAAAAGCCAATCAATATAGTAATGAAGCCAAAACAGTAATTTGGTTTACCAATACAAAAAAAGTAATAGCCATACTGGCAATAGCTGACCAAATTAAAGCAACTTCTAAAAGGGCAATTGAAGAATTACAGCTATCAGACATTGAAGTTTATATGCTTACAGGCGACAACGAAATGACAGCTAAAGCTGTTTCAGAAAAAGTTGGAATCAAACATTACAAAGCCGAAGTGTTGCCTGAACATAAAGCCATGTTTGTAAAGCAATTACAAGAACAAGGGAAGGTTGTAGCAATGGTTGGCGATGGTATCAACGACAGCACAGCATTGGCTCAAGCAGACGTGAGTATAGCAATGGGTAAAGGAAGCGATATTGCAATGGATGTAGCTAAGATGACCATTATCTCATCTGACCTTACAAAAATTCCGGAAGCAATACATTTGTCAAAATCAACAGTCAGCACCATAAAGCAAAATCTCTTTTGGGCATTTATTTACAACCTTATTGGTATTCCAATTGCTGCAGGTATTTTATACCCGATTAATGGTTTCTTGCTCAACCCAATGATTGCAGGAGCAGCAATGGCATTGAGCAGTGTAAGTGTAATAAGTAATAGTTTGTGGTTGAAGTATAAAAAATAG
- a CDS encoding heavy-metal-associated domain-containing protein yields the protein MDTKDKIIKFKTNINCGGCVAKVTPFLNEAEGICHWEVDTENKDKILSVHTEEISEEEVIKKVKEAGFKIELINN from the coding sequence ATGGATACAAAGGATAAAATAATAAAGTTCAAAACCAACATCAACTGCGGTGGATGTGTGGCAAAAGTTACACCATTCCTCAATGAAGCCGAAGGAATCTGTCATTGGGAAGTAGATACAGAAAACAAGGACAAGATCTTATCCGTGCATACGGAAGAAATAAGCGAAGAAGAAGTCATCAAAAAAGTAAAGGAAGCAGGATTTAAAATAGAATTAATAAACAACTAA
- a CDS encoding DUF3347 domain-containing protein, whose product MNTIAKISAASFLLFSVSACNAQMKNTKTENVKVYGNCGMCEKTIETAGNLKKVATVDWNKDNKIASISYDSTKTNLDEILKRIALAGYDSDKFLAPDDVYAKLPGCCQYERVNKTAMATNTVIEDHSMHNQENVVDTKQETNQLKAVFDNYFAVKDALVKTDGNTASTKAKELLNAINAVKMEKLAAEEHPVWMKVMKDLAFDAEHIANTKEASHQRDHLMSLSKNMYALIKVSKTETPTYYQFCPMANDGKGANWLSKENEVKNPYYGSQMLTCGKTVETIK is encoded by the coding sequence ATGAATACAATAGCAAAAATATCAGCAGCAAGCTTTTTGCTGTTTTCCGTCTCCGCATGTAATGCACAAATGAAGAACACAAAAACAGAAAATGTAAAAGTGTATGGCAATTGTGGAATGTGTGAGAAAACCATTGAAACGGCTGGAAATCTCAAGAAAGTTGCCACCGTGGATTGGAACAAAGATAACAAAATAGCAAGCATCAGCTACGATAGTACCAAAACAAACCTGGATGAAATCCTGAAACGCATCGCATTGGCAGGTTATGACAGTGATAAATTCCTGGCTCCGGATGATGTGTACGCCAAATTGCCAGGATGCTGCCAATACGAACGGGTAAACAAAACAGCAATGGCAACAAACACTGTTATTGAAGACCATTCAATGCACAATCAAGAAAATGTAGTTGATACGAAGCAAGAAACAAATCAACTAAAAGCAGTGTTCGACAATTATTTTGCGGTAAAAGATGCTTTGGTAAAAACAGACGGAAACACCGCATCAACAAAAGCAAAGGAATTGCTTAACGCAATCAATGCTGTAAAAATGGAAAAATTGGCAGCAGAAGAACATCCTGTTTGGATGAAAGTAATGAAAGATTTGGCTTTTGATGCTGAACATATTGCAAACACCAAAGAAGCTTCACATCAAAGAGACCATTTGATGTCGCTTTCAAAAAATATGTATGCCCTTATCAAAGTTTCAAAAACCGAAACACCAACCTATTACCAATTTTGCCCAATGGCAAACGATGGAAAAGGGGCTAATTGGTTAAGTAAAGAAAATGAGGTGAAAAATCCGTATTACGGCTCGCAAATGCTTACCTGTGGTAAAACTGTAGAAACAATTAAATAA